The following coding sequences are from one Ancylobacter sp. TS-1 window:
- a CDS encoding Tex family protein, with the protein MTAAAPAAARIAQQIAQEIGARPAQAAAAIGLLDEGATVPFIARYRKEATGGLDDTQLRLLDERLVYLRELEARRGAILESIRQQEKLTPALEAAIAAAGTKAELEDIYLPFKPKRRNRADIARERGLGPLAEAILADRALVPAEIAKDYLTDEVPDAKTALEGARDILSEQFAQNAELLRRLRAHLHAHAFLRSRMVEGKQEAGAKFSDYFDHVERWSGVPSHRALAMLRGRNEDVLTLEIEVDADDPRPIKPVVRMIADAYSIGDRLPGDAWLMEVAGWTWRVKLSLHLSLDLMTELRLKAETEAINVFARNLRDLLLAAPAGSRATMGLDPGIRTGVKVAVIDGTGKLLATSTVYPFPPKNDVRGTQGELARLIRQHGVELVAIGNGTGSRETEKLVAEMLADLPPPKPIKVVVSEAGASVYSASALAAAEFPGLDVSLRGAVSIARRLQDPLAELVKIEPKSIGVGQYQHDVDQYHLARALDAVVEDAVNAVGVDLNTASASLLARVSGLGTSLAEAVVAHRDANGPFASRRQLLDVARLGPRTFEQCAGFLRIRDGNEPLDASAVHPEAYGVARKIVAACGRDLRALMGDSAALSGVDPRAFVDERFGLPTVRDIIAELDKPGRDPRPAFKTATFADGIDEMKDLKPGMELEGTVTNVAAFGAFVDIGVHQDGLVHVSQLADRFIKDAHEVVKVGDVVKVRVLEIDLKRKRISLSMRRDAGAGAGTSGGRPPVAGERAPRPEAKAGSVPAKDKRPERRPEPQGALGAALMDAFKRR; encoded by the coding sequence ATGACTGCCGCCGCACCCGCCGCCGCCCGCATCGCCCAGCAGATCGCCCAGGAGATCGGCGCCCGGCCGGCGCAGGCCGCCGCCGCCATCGGGCTGCTCGACGAGGGGGCGACGGTTCCCTTCATCGCGCGCTACCGCAAGGAGGCGACCGGCGGGCTGGACGACACCCAGCTGCGCCTGCTGGATGAGCGGCTGGTCTATCTGCGCGAGCTGGAGGCGCGGCGCGGCGCGATCCTCGAGTCGATCCGCCAGCAGGAGAAGCTGACCCCGGCGCTGGAGGCCGCCATCGCCGCCGCCGGCACCAAGGCGGAGCTGGAGGACATCTATCTTCCCTTCAAGCCCAAGCGCCGCAACCGCGCCGACATCGCCCGCGAGCGCGGCCTCGGCCCGCTGGCGGAGGCCATCCTCGCCGACCGCGCCCTCGTGCCGGCGGAGATCGCGAAGGACTACCTCACCGACGAGGTGCCTGACGCCAAGACGGCGCTGGAAGGGGCGCGCGACATCCTTTCCGAGCAGTTCGCCCAGAACGCCGAGCTTCTGCGCCGGCTGCGCGCCCATCTGCACGCGCACGCCTTCCTGCGCTCGCGGATGGTGGAGGGCAAGCAGGAGGCCGGCGCCAAGTTCTCCGACTATTTCGACCATGTGGAGCGCTGGTCGGGCGTGCCGAGCCACCGCGCGCTCGCCATGCTGCGCGGGCGCAACGAGGATGTGCTGACGCTGGAGATCGAGGTCGATGCCGACGATCCGCGCCCGATCAAGCCCGTGGTGCGGATGATCGCCGACGCCTATTCGATCGGCGACAGGCTGCCGGGCGACGCGTGGCTGATGGAGGTCGCCGGCTGGACCTGGCGGGTGAAGCTCTCCCTGCACCTCTCGCTCGACCTGATGACCGAGCTGCGCCTCAAGGCCGAGACCGAGGCGATCAACGTCTTCGCCCGAAATCTCAGGGACCTGCTGCTCGCCGCCCCCGCCGGCTCGCGCGCCACGATGGGGCTGGACCCGGGCATCCGCACCGGGGTGAAGGTGGCGGTGATCGACGGCACCGGCAAGCTGCTGGCCACCTCGACGGTCTATCCCTTCCCGCCGAAGAACGACGTGCGCGGCACGCAGGGCGAACTGGCCCGCCTCATCCGCCAGCACGGCGTCGAGCTGGTCGCCATCGGCAACGGCACGGGAAGCCGCGAGACCGAGAAGCTGGTCGCGGAGATGCTGGCGGACCTGCCGCCTCCCAAGCCGATCAAGGTTGTGGTCTCGGAGGCCGGCGCCTCGGTCTATTCCGCCTCGGCGCTGGCGGCGGCCGAGTTCCCCGGCCTCGACGTCTCGCTGCGCGGGGCGGTCTCCATCGCCCGCCGCCTGCAGGACCCGCTGGCCGAGCTGGTGAAGATCGAGCCGAAGTCGATCGGCGTCGGCCAGTACCAGCATGATGTCGACCAGTATCACCTCGCCCGCGCGCTCGACGCGGTGGTGGAGGACGCGGTGAACGCGGTCGGCGTCGACCTCAACACCGCCTCGGCCTCGCTGCTGGCGCGGGTCTCGGGCCTCGGTACCTCGCTGGCCGAGGCCGTGGTCGCCCATCGCGACGCCAACGGCCCCTTCGCCAGCCGCAGGCAATTGCTTGATGTCGCCCGGCTCGGGCCGCGCACCTTCGAGCAGTGCGCGGGATTCCTGCGCATCCGCGACGGCAATGAGCCGCTCGACGCCTCCGCCGTGCATCCGGAGGCCTATGGCGTCGCGCGCAAGATCGTCGCCGCCTGCGGGCGCGACCTGCGCGCCCTGATGGGCGACAGTGCCGCGCTGTCCGGCGTGGACCCCCGCGCCTTCGTCGACGAGCGCTTCGGCCTGCCGACCGTGCGCGACATCATCGCCGAGCTGGACAAGCCCGGCCGCGACCCGCGCCCCGCCTTCAAGACCGCGACCTTCGCCGACGGCATTGACGAGATGAAGGACCTCAAGCCCGGCATGGAGCTGGAAGGCACGGTGACCAATGTCGCCGCCTTCGGCGCCTTCGTCGATATCGGCGTGCATCAGGACGGGCTGGTGCATGTCTCCCAGCTCGCCGACCGCTTCATCAAGGACGCGCATGAGGTGGTGAAGGTCGGCGACGTGGTGAAGGTGCGGGTGCTGGAGATCGACCTCAAGCGCAAGCGCATCTCGCTCTCCATGCGCCGCGACGCGGGCGCGGGTGCGGGGACGAGCGGCGGGCGGCCCCCGGTGGCGGGCGAGCGCGCGCCCCGCCCCGAGGCGAAGGCCGGTAGTGTGCCGGCTAAGGATAAGCGCCCCGAGCGCCGCCCGGAGCCGCAGGGCGCCCTCGGCGCCGCGCTCATGGACGCGTTCAAGCGCCGTTAG